One region of Alosa alosa isolate M-15738 ecotype Scorff River chromosome 1, AALO_Geno_1.1, whole genome shotgun sequence genomic DNA includes:
- the ncstn gene encoding nicastrin: MGPGFAKWIITVAFCWFIQIASGNSVEQKIYVELNNTVPCVRLLNATHQMGCQSSISGNTGVLHLLETDSDLDIILNNGLHAPYMVLMDASFFNSAVMMRMKNSTRVAGVAVVIPNSSPVQGFSPHNKCPNQYTGVYSDTYGPRLADCNGTVWNPLGNGLSFEDFKFPIFSMNDDNQTAVIRKCISEHNMGVNGSAPAYPLCALQLFSHMHAVTSTATCMRRNDIQNNYSLNPETVCDPLGDFNVWAPLHPINTTAKGHKANESVVVAATRMDGRTFFWDVATGAEGTVAGIVALLAASQALKTTAEQAPPPRNILFTFFQGETFDYIGSSKMVYDMDNNNFVIDMENVHSVLEIGQVGLRRGSELWMHTDPVSRRNNISVNQEVGNILKGMTSAGAELGLSLAEPTATQALPPSSFQRFLLSRAVPGVVLADHQSAFNNKYYESVYDNADYLNVSYPPDLTLEEQLEYVTDIARALTNVSTLVARSLYLQAGGEESQLENISADSKIVTQLLYGFLIQSNNSYFRSLTNPEDKLLLEARAPQYYVGVPISANTIKPSTRIVQYLLANYLGNSTGLNQSKCQDPSGLPEESKELYSYLWVRGANGSEAAPFCVRSTVRRTLAISPAFELKQYDSRTYSTWTESRWKLIRARIFLVASHDLEMLTLGVGIAVLLLSLLVTYFLSTKAELLFAPAQESTGSAY, from the exons ATGGGCCCCGGTTTTGCTAAATGGATAATAACAGTGGCATTTTGCTGGTTCATTCAAA TTGCAAGCGGTAACTCTGTGGAACAGAAGATCTATGTAGAGTTGAATAACACGGTGCCATGCGTTCGCCTGCTCAACGCGACACATCAGATGGGCTGCCAGT CCTCCATATCAGGAAACACTGGAGTTCTCCATTTGTTGGAGACTGATTCAGATCTGGATATAATACTGAATAACGGCCTTCATGCACCCTACATGGTACTCATGGATGCTTCATTCTTCAACAG CGCCGTCATGATGCGGATGAAGAACTCCACCCGAGTGGCGGGAGTTGCCGTGGTGATCCCCAACTCCAGCCCTGTTCAGGGATTCTCCCCTCACAACAAGTGCCCCAATCagtacacag GCGTATACTCGGACACCTATGGTCCTCGGCTGGCAGACTGTAATGGAACAGTGTGGAATCCTCTGGGCAATGGACTGTCTTTTGAGGACTTCAAATTCCCCATATTCTCCATGAACGACGACAACCAGACTGCAGTCATCCGCAAG tgtatttCGGAGCATAATATGGGGGTGAATGGGAGTGCGCCAGCGTACCCCCTGTGTGCCCTGCAGCTCTTCTCCCACATGCACGCCGTCACCAGCACCGCCACCTGCATGAGACGCAACGACATCCAGAACAACTACAGCCTCaacccag AGACTGTCTGTGATCCACTGGGGGATTTTAATGTTTGGGCTCCTCTCCATCCAATCAATACCACAGCGAAGGGACATAAGGCCAATGAGAGCGTGGTTGTCGCAGCAACCAGG atGGATGGCAGAACATTCTTCTGGGATGTTGCCACGGGTGCTGAGGGGACCGTGGCCGGAATCGTTGCCCTCTTGGCCGCATCTCAAGCTCTCAAAACTACGGCTGAACAAGCCCCACCACCTCGGAACATCCTCTTCACCTTCTttcaaggg GAGACCTTTGACTACATTGGGAGCTCCAAAATGGTGTATGACATGGACAACAATAATTTTGTAATCGATATGGAAAATGTGCACTCAGTCCTGGAAATcggacag gttggCCTGCGGAGAGGTTCAGAACTGTGGATGCACACTGACCCAGTCTCCCGGAGGAATAACATCAGCGTCAATCAAGAG GTGGGGAATATTTTGAAAGGCATGACTTCTGCTGGTGCAGAGCTTGGTCTCTCCTTGGCTGAGCCCACTGCCACTCAGGCCCTCCCACCCTCCTCCTTCCAGCGCTTCCTCCTGTCTCGGGCTGTCCCAGGTGTGGTCTTGGCTGACCACCAATCGGCTTTCAACAACAA GTACTATGAAAGTGTATATGACAATGCAGACTACCTGAACGTTAGCTATCCTCCTGACCTCACCCTAGAGGAGCAGCTGGAGTATGTCACTGACATCGCTCGG gcattGACCAACGTGTCAACACTAGTGGCTCGTTCTTTGTATCTCCAGGCGGGAGGGGAGGAGTCTCAGCTGGAGAATATCAGCGCGGACTCTAAGATA gTGACCCAGTTGCTGTATGGTTTTCTGATCCAGTCTAATAACAGCTATTTTAGATCACTGACCAACCCTGAAGATAAATTACTTCTGG aggCTCGGGCTCCGCAGTACTACGTGGGTGTGCCCATCTCGGCCAACACCATTAAGCCTTCCACGAGGATAGTCCAGTACCTGCTGGCCAACTACCTGGGCAACTCCACCGGCCTCAACCAGTCCAAGTGCCAGGACCCATCTGGTCTGCCTGAAGAGAGCAAAGAG cTGTACTCCTACCTGTGGGTGCGGGGGGCCAACGGCTCCGAGGCTGCGCCGTTCTGTGTGCGCTCCACGGTGCGCCGGACGCTGGCCATCTCGCCAGCCTTTGAGCTCAAGCAGTATGACTCCCGCACCTACTCCACGTGGACTGAGTCCCGCTGGAAGCTCATCCGCGCCCGCATCTTCCTGGTGGCCAGCCACGATCTCGAG aTGCTAACATTGGGGGTGGGGATCGCCGTgttgctgctctctctcctcgtcACCTACTTTCTCAGCACGAAGGCGGAACTTCTATTTGCCCCCGCCCAGGAATCAACAGGCAGCGCCTACTAA